Proteins encoded in a region of the Nocardia asteroides genome:
- a CDS encoding esterase family protein → MSSIGPAVATAVPLHAPVLRAPAGGFTELSVPSSMGPIKVQVQWAARGGSAALYVLDGLRAPGDHNQWTTDTDALRQFENDNVTLVFPVGGHSSFYTDWYRPSSTNGQTTTYKWETFLTRELPAYLQRYGVSRTNNAIVGASMGGNAALTLAAHHRDQYKFAGSFSGFLHPTFPLWNEAMRAAMWDEGHFNVDDMWGPAGDPAWSRNDATVQAELLRGLPIYISTGNGVPGPQDLPYGVGNTVNAMSLESMTTTATQIFRDRIAALGITARVDIVNGTHTWPYWQQALATARPMILDALRAH, encoded by the coding sequence ATGTCGTCGATCGGCCCGGCCGTGGCTACCGCCGTGCCACTCCACGCGCCCGTATTGCGCGCCCCGGCAGGCGGTTTCACGGAGCTTTCCGTGCCGTCCAGCATGGGACCGATCAAAGTCCAGGTGCAGTGGGCGGCCCGCGGCGGGAGCGCTGCCCTGTATGTGCTCGACGGCCTGCGAGCGCCGGGCGACCACAACCAGTGGACGACCGATACCGACGCTCTGCGCCAGTTCGAGAACGACAATGTCACGTTGGTGTTCCCCGTCGGTGGCCATTCGAGCTTCTACACCGACTGGTACCGGCCGAGCAGCACGAACGGTCAAACGACGACGTACAAATGGGAAACCTTCCTCACTCGGGAACTGCCCGCCTACCTCCAGCGATACGGTGTCTCGCGCACCAACAACGCCATCGTCGGCGCCTCCATGGGAGGAAACGCCGCCCTCACACTGGCCGCGCATCACCGCGACCAATACAAATTCGCCGGATCGTTCTCGGGATTCCTGCACCCCACCTTTCCGCTCTGGAACGAAGCGATGCGCGCTGCGATGTGGGACGAGGGCCACTTCAACGTCGATGACATGTGGGGTCCGGCCGGAGACCCTGCCTGGAGCCGCAACGACGCCACCGTTCAGGCGGAGTTGCTGCGCGGACTGCCGATCTACATCTCGACCGGCAACGGCGTGCCCGGTCCGCAAGACCTGCCGTACGGGGTCGGCAACACCGTCAACGCGATGAGCCTCGAGTCGATGACCACCACTGCCACACAAATCTTCCGTGACCGGATCGCCGCGCTCGGAATCACCGCCCGCGTCGACATCGTCAACGGAACGCACACCTGGCCCTACTGGCAGCAAGCACTCGCGACCGCGCGTCCGATGATTCTCGACGCGCTGCGCGCGCACTGA
- a CDS encoding YafY family transcriptional regulator, giving the protein MNRTDRLYAIVEELRAISPRLRSARELAARYEVSIRTIERDICALQQAGIPIYADVGRRGGYALDKSMSLPPLNLTPAETVALAVALARHRGGPFERAGRSALRKIVAVLPERDAVAARDLAARIRLLSVDAQQDREIPAVIERAIEVGRVLRIGYLDRFGARTEREVEPFALVNGTNGWYLAAWCRLRGSARCFRLDRIGSAVTTELPAPHRPFDGSAWDIPDSGLRVVAW; this is encoded by the coding sequence GTGAACCGGACGGATCGGCTGTACGCGATAGTCGAAGAGCTGCGGGCGATCTCGCCGCGACTGCGCAGCGCGCGCGAGTTGGCCGCGCGGTACGAGGTGAGCATCCGGACGATCGAGCGGGATATCTGCGCGCTGCAGCAGGCCGGTATCCCGATCTATGCCGATGTCGGCAGGCGCGGCGGGTACGCGCTGGACAAAAGCATGTCCTTGCCGCCGCTGAATCTCACGCCCGCGGAGACCGTCGCGCTGGCGGTCGCGCTGGCCCGCCATCGCGGGGGCCCGTTCGAGCGGGCGGGCCGCAGTGCGCTGCGCAAGATCGTGGCGGTGCTGCCGGAACGCGACGCGGTGGCAGCCCGAGATCTCGCCGCGCGGATCCGATTGCTGTCGGTCGACGCACAGCAGGATCGCGAGATCCCGGCGGTGATCGAACGGGCCATCGAGGTCGGCAGGGTGCTGCGGATCGGCTATCTCGACCGGTTCGGCGCACGCACCGAACGCGAGGTCGAGCCGTTCGCGCTGGTGAACGGGACCAACGGCTGGTACCTGGCGGCTTGGTGCCGGCTACGCGGCAGTGCGCGCTGTTTCCGGTTGGACCGGATCGGTTCGGCGGTGACGACCGAACTGCCCGCGCCGCACCGCCCGTTCGACGGTTCGGCCTGGGACATTCCGGATTCCGGACTCCGGGTCGTCGCCTGGTAG
- a CDS encoding LLM class F420-dependent oxidoreductase, translated as MELGFHLPIFDIDGGTTAIAGELARVGAAAEASGATWLSFMDHYFQIEPIGLPAESNMLEGYTTLGFLAAHTSTVELGLLVTGVTYRHPGLLAKIVTTLDVLSGGRAVLGIGAAWFEREHRGLGVAFPSVAERFERLEETLLICGQMWDPANNGPFEGKHYQLAETLCSPQPISRPKVLIGGSGERRTLRLVAQYADACNLFGSPREVEHKLDVLRRHCDDVGRDYDEIRKTIMANNPRPTPETRDEFVRGMAEYAKLGVHAVMVTPTTGSPAAWIDGFAPVVPQLSELG; from the coding sequence ATGGAACTCGGCTTTCACCTACCGATCTTCGACATCGACGGAGGAACCACCGCCATCGCCGGTGAATTGGCCAGGGTGGGTGCGGCGGCCGAAGCGTCGGGCGCGACCTGGCTGTCGTTCATGGATCACTATTTCCAGATCGAGCCGATCGGCCTCCCCGCGGAATCGAACATGCTGGAGGGCTACACCACGCTCGGCTTCCTGGCCGCGCACACCTCGACTGTCGAGCTCGGCTTGCTCGTCACGGGCGTGACGTACCGGCATCCGGGTCTGCTCGCCAAGATCGTCACCACACTCGACGTCCTGTCCGGTGGGCGGGCCGTGCTCGGCATCGGCGCCGCGTGGTTCGAGCGCGAGCACCGCGGGCTCGGCGTGGCGTTCCCCTCGGTGGCCGAACGGTTCGAGCGACTCGAGGAGACCTTGCTCATCTGCGGGCAGATGTGGGATCCGGCGAACAACGGGCCGTTCGAAGGCAAGCATTACCAGCTGGCCGAGACACTGTGTTCGCCGCAGCCGATCAGCCGCCCCAAGGTGCTGATCGGTGGCAGCGGGGAACGTAGGACGCTGCGGTTGGTCGCGCAGTACGCCGACGCGTGCAACCTGTTCGGCTCGCCCCGGGAAGTCGAGCACAAGCTCGACGTCCTGCGCAGGCACTGCGACGACGTCGGTCGCGACTACGACGAGATCCGCAAGACGATCATGGCCAACAACCCGCGGCCGACTCCGGAGACCCGCGACGAATTCGTCCGTGGGATGGCCGAATACGCGAAGCTCGGCGTGCACGCGGTCATGGTCACTCCGACCACCGGATCCCCGGCCGCGTGGATCGATGGCTTCGCGCCTGTCGTCCCGCAGCTGTCCGAGCTGGGCTAG
- a CDS encoding glyoxalase yields the protein MDTTVKQPTIESVILEMPDPAAAADFYAAAFGLGDKVRVRASETPTNGFRGFILSLVVSQPSTVDGLIGTAVDAGATTLKQAKKSFWGYGGVVQAPDGAIWKVATSSKKDTGPATREIDDFVILLGVDNVKTTKQFYIDRGLTVAKSFGSKYVEFAASSSVKLALYGRRAAAKDAGVSPEGTGSHRIVIGSDIGAFADPDGFAWEAVV from the coding sequence ATGGATACCACCGTCAAGCAGCCCACCATCGAGTCCGTCATCCTCGAGATGCCCGATCCAGCCGCCGCCGCGGACTTCTACGCCGCCGCGTTCGGTCTCGGCGACAAGGTGCGGGTGCGCGCCTCGGAGACGCCGACGAACGGGTTCCGTGGCTTCATCCTCTCGCTCGTGGTGTCTCAGCCGAGCACCGTCGACGGCCTCATCGGCACCGCTGTGGACGCCGGAGCGACGACGCTGAAGCAGGCCAAGAAGAGTTTCTGGGGCTACGGCGGCGTCGTCCAGGCGCCGGACGGGGCGATCTGGAAGGTCGCGACGTCGTCGAAGAAGGACACCGGCCCGGCGACCAGGGAAATCGATGATTTCGTGATTCTGCTCGGGGTCGACAACGTCAAAACGACCAAACAGTTCTACATCGATCGCGGCCTGACCGTGGCGAAGAGCTTCGGGAGTAAATACGTCGAGTTCGCCGCCTCGTCGTCGGTCAAGCTGGCGCTCTACGGGCGTCGCGCCGCCGCCAAGGACGCCGGCGTCTCCCCAGAGGGCACCGGGTCGCATCGGATCGTCATCGGCAGCGACATCGGTGCCTTCGCCGACCCGGACGGGTTCGCCTGGGAGGCCGTGGTCT
- a CDS encoding FAD-dependent oxidoreductase — MKHRIVVLGAGYAGTFSAGYLARQLHPDDFEITVLNAEPDFVERLRLHQLAAGQELRHRPLTEVFAGTDIRLRVARVTDLDVEHRTVTVADDQGVDRLGYDTLLYTLGSTAADHDIPGVHEHAFHVAARPAALRLRARLDELGGDGKVLVVGGNLTAIEAATEFAESRPGLRIDLVTSGELGGWLSAKARGHLLRAFDRFGITVHEHSTIVRVEQGAAVAADGTTFASDAIVWAAGFAVHPIAAASGLAVEPNGQITVDRQMRSVSHPNVYAAGDSVCAIAENGRPLPMSCASAGPTSKGAISGIIEDLTGRKIKPASLTYVGNHISLGRKDAIFQLVDGDAQSKPGALLGRKAARVKSAILGTAAWSLSHPTVGKLSHKYRSATTGEHSPDVVAA; from the coding sequence ATGAAGCACCGCATCGTCGTCCTCGGGGCGGGATACGCCGGAACCTTCTCCGCGGGATATCTGGCCCGCCAACTCCACCCCGACGACTTCGAGATCACCGTCCTCAACGCCGAACCCGATTTCGTCGAGCGGCTGCGCCTGCATCAGCTCGCCGCCGGGCAGGAACTTCGCCACCGGCCGCTGACGGAGGTGTTCGCGGGCACCGACATCCGGCTACGAGTGGCGCGGGTAACCGACCTCGACGTCGAGCACCGGACAGTCACTGTCGCCGACGACCAAGGCGTCGACCGGCTCGGATACGACACTCTCCTCTACACGCTGGGCAGCACCGCCGCCGACCACGACATTCCGGGCGTCCACGAGCACGCCTTCCACGTGGCCGCGCGGCCGGCCGCTCTACGCCTGCGCGCACGCTTGGACGAGCTGGGCGGGGACGGGAAGGTGCTGGTGGTCGGCGGCAACCTGACCGCGATCGAGGCCGCCACCGAGTTCGCCGAATCCCGTCCAGGACTTCGGATCGACCTCGTCACCAGCGGTGAACTGGGCGGCTGGCTGAGCGCGAAGGCCCGTGGTCACCTGCTGCGTGCCTTCGACCGGTTCGGCATCACAGTTCACGAGCACAGCACGATCGTGCGCGTCGAGCAGGGGGCGGCGGTCGCCGCGGACGGCACCACTTTCGCCTCCGACGCGATCGTGTGGGCCGCCGGGTTCGCAGTCCACCCGATCGCCGCCGCAAGCGGTCTCGCGGTGGAACCCAACGGTCAGATCACGGTCGACCGTCAGATGCGGTCGGTCTCGCACCCGAATGTCTACGCTGCCGGTGACAGCGTCTGCGCCATCGCAGAGAACGGTCGGCCGTTGCCGATGTCCTGCGCTTCCGCGGGGCCCACCAGCAAGGGGGCGATCTCCGGGATCATCGAAGACCTGACCGGGCGCAAGATCAAGCCGGCCTCGCTGACTTACGTCGGCAACCACATCAGTCTCGGCCGCAAGGACGCGATCTTCCAGCTCGTCGACGGGGATGCGCAATCCAAGCCGGGTGCCCTGCTCGGCAGGAAGGCCGCGCGTGTCAAGTCGGCGATTCTCGGGACCGCTGCCTGGAGCCTGAGCCACCCGACCGTCGGAAAGTTGAGTCACAAGTACCGCTCGGCCACCACTGGAGAGCATTCGCCCGACGTGGTCGCCGCATAG
- a CDS encoding DNA alkylation repair protein, with amino-acid sequence MWETGDTAARLLAILICSPKTFERAELDAMVREARTPKVHDWLVNYVVKKNPHSEELRLAWTADPDRVVASAGWALTTERVAKKPEGLDLAGLLDVIEAEMKHAPDRLQWAMNHCLAQIGIEHAEHRARAIGIGERLRVLEDYPTPANCTSPFAPIWITEMVRRKHDK; translated from the coding sequence CTGTGGGAGACCGGTGACACCGCGGCGAGACTGCTGGCGATTCTGATCTGCAGCCCGAAGACGTTCGAGCGTGCCGAGTTGGACGCCATGGTGCGCGAGGCGCGCACACCCAAGGTGCACGACTGGCTCGTCAACTACGTGGTGAAGAAGAACCCGCACTCCGAGGAACTGCGCCTGGCCTGGACCGCCGATCCGGATCGAGTGGTCGCCAGTGCCGGCTGGGCGCTGACCACCGAACGGGTGGCGAAGAAGCCCGAAGGCCTCGACCTCGCCGGACTGCTCGACGTCATCGAGGCGGAGATGAAACACGCCCCGGACCGCCTGCAGTGGGCGATGAACCACTGCCTGGCGCAGATCGGGATCGAGCACGCCGAGCACCGCGCCCGTGCGATCGGAATCGGTGAGCGCTTGCGGGTACTCGAGGACTACCCGACTCCAGCGAACTGCACGTCTCCGTTCGCGCCCATCTGGATCACCGAGATGGTGCGCCGAAAGCACGACAAGTAG
- a CDS encoding DMT family transporter has protein sequence MSSSQVAIVFALCAALCIALGAVIRQRAAARTAGAPDSVAAMGDLLRTSEWWLGTLVGAGGFAFQAAALGRGALMLVQPLLVLSLLFALPMGAWLNGRTVSAREWAWALALTAAVAILVVVGDPKPGQSHAEAWHWVLVGLIGVPLFTAALLGARAWPGPRRAVLLGLCSGALFGLAAVLIKGVTATAGRGTNAVLLSAETYALIVVGLTATVMQQYSYRAGSLHASFPAATVVEPIVVGALGFLALGEYLDVNVELVAVLVAAFVTVVVATVALARHKGVDAVPDHHDTAPQWDVPAEFRSDSS, from the coding sequence GTGTCGTCCTCACAGGTCGCCATTGTCTTCGCCCTCTGCGCGGCCCTGTGTATAGCGCTCGGGGCGGTGATCCGCCAGCGTGCCGCCGCGCGAACGGCCGGTGCGCCCGACTCGGTCGCGGCCATGGGCGATCTGCTCCGCACCTCCGAATGGTGGCTGGGGACCCTGGTCGGCGCCGGTGGATTCGCCTTCCAGGCCGCCGCTCTGGGTAGGGGTGCGCTGATGCTGGTGCAACCGCTGTTGGTGCTGTCGCTGCTGTTCGCTCTGCCGATGGGTGCGTGGCTCAACGGGCGCACGGTGTCGGCCCGCGAGTGGGCATGGGCGCTGGCGCTGACCGCCGCGGTCGCGATTCTGGTGGTGGTCGGCGACCCCAAGCCCGGCCAGTCGCACGCGGAGGCGTGGCACTGGGTGCTCGTGGGGCTCATCGGCGTTCCGTTGTTCACCGCCGCGTTGCTCGGTGCCCGCGCTTGGCCGGGGCCGCGTCGGGCGGTACTGCTCGGCCTGTGCTCCGGTGCACTCTTCGGGCTCGCCGCCGTGCTCATCAAGGGCGTGACCGCAACCGCAGGCCGCGGCACGAACGCGGTGCTCCTCTCGGCCGAGACATACGCATTGATCGTCGTCGGCCTCACCGCCACGGTGATGCAGCAATACTCGTATCGGGCCGGAAGCCTGCACGCATCGTTTCCGGCGGCGACGGTCGTCGAACCGATAGTGGTCGGCGCCCTCGGATTCCTGGCGCTCGGCGAGTACCTGGATGTGAATGTCGAACTGGTCGCGGTGCTGGTAGCCGCGTTCGTGACCGTGGTCGTCGCGACGGTGGCGCTCGCGCGCCACAAAGGCGTCGACGCCGTTCCAGACCATCACGACACCGCGCCACAGTGGGACGTACCGGCTGAGTTCCGCAGCGACAGCTCATAA
- a CDS encoding sigma-70 family RNA polymerase sigma factor: MDTATVARFEASRNRLASLAYRLLGSAADAEDTVQDAFLRWQAVDRECVEVPEAWLTKIVTNLALDRLRSAKVRRERAVGAWLPEPLLDGDPMLGPADTVEQRESVTLAVLTLMERLSPVERAVYVLREAFSYSHAEIAEILDITESASQQHAHRARRRITAERNSREIDRASARRIAEAFVAAASSGRTERLVALLTDDATGISDGAAGLAETLIRYSTPQRLADAVRAGFRPSAAKRRLAGGSPSIHAAMVNGCPAMLFALDDRVLGVAILEIRDDKIAGVCGIAAPRRLGRLTEEWQRQEHDVPLIESW; the protein is encoded by the coding sequence ATGGACACTGCCACCGTGGCGCGTTTCGAGGCCAGCCGGAACCGGCTGGCCTCGCTCGCCTACCGCCTGCTCGGCTCGGCCGCCGACGCCGAGGACACGGTGCAGGACGCGTTCCTGCGGTGGCAGGCCGTCGACCGCGAGTGCGTCGAGGTGCCGGAGGCATGGCTGACCAAGATCGTCACCAACCTGGCGCTCGACCGGCTCCGTTCGGCGAAGGTGCGGCGCGAACGCGCGGTCGGCGCCTGGCTGCCCGAACCGCTGCTCGACGGCGACCCGATGCTGGGCCCGGCCGATACCGTCGAGCAGCGCGAATCGGTGACCTTGGCCGTGCTGACGCTCATGGAGCGCCTCTCGCCGGTAGAGCGGGCCGTGTACGTTCTGCGTGAGGCGTTCTCCTACAGCCATGCCGAGATAGCCGAGATCCTCGACATCACCGAATCGGCGAGCCAACAGCACGCCCACCGGGCCCGGCGCCGCATCACCGCCGAGCGCAACTCCCGCGAGATCGACCGTGCCTCCGCGCGTCGAATCGCCGAGGCTTTCGTCGCTGCCGCCTCCTCGGGCCGGACCGAACGGCTGGTCGCGCTGCTGACCGACGACGCGACCGGCATCTCCGACGGCGCCGCGGGACTGGCCGAAACGCTGATCCGGTACTCGACTCCGCAGCGGCTCGCCGACGCGGTGCGGGCCGGCTTCAGACCGTCCGCGGCCAAGCGGAGACTCGCCGGTGGCTCCCCGTCGATCCATGCCGCTATGGTCAACGGCTGCCCGGCCATGTTGTTCGCGCTGGACGACCGGGTCCTCGGTGTCGCGATCCTGGAGATCCGTGACGACAAGATCGCAGGCGTGTGCGGCATCGCCGCCCCGCGCCGACTCGGCCGCCTCACCGAGGAATGGCAGCGGCAGGAGCATGACGTCCCGCTGATCGAATCGTGGTAA
- a CDS encoding FHA domain-containing protein, giving the protein MAYEPSSTELPEAPVLVVQTRERVYRLRAGGAYNIGRDPEADIVVSDPRVSSLHAVLERGVEGWKIEDAGSLNGTFFDGHRVDRMVIDHDETFQLGHAVDGEQLACSVEGLPTHDSGGDGEGDTMVVPDPGYNLDEDATVTKFQPGLPRRVSRSAPPVAPADVVVRITSPTLRIGRAADNDIAVHDLMVSRHHAELRTVGPGRYRIVDLDSHNGTYVNGSRVDAADLSESDLIGMGHTAFRLVGDELRKFVDTGDVSVSVQNLIVRTPEGKVLLDDVSFPIPERSLVGVIGPSGAGKSTLLGAVTGLRPATEGTVRYDGRDLYTDYDELRHRIGLVPQEDILHNQLPTRRALLYAAELRFPGDTRSEEREQRVDEVLDELGLSKHADTRIDKLSGGQRKRVSVALELLTKPSLLFLDEPTSGLDPGLDKTVMEMLSELAHDGRTVIVVTHSVVNLDFCDRLLVLVPGGRLAYYGPPAEGLQQFGKRTWAEVFQAFDREDDRDWAAEFRASPRFENYVAVGLTDEVGPVEVRPPAPPPAPQSKLSQLSTLCRRYLAVIASDRSYLALLGAMPLLLGGLIALVPSGEGFIGAPGSNVDAPTKLMILAFAACFVGTGNSIREIVKEQTIYRRERAAGLSAGVYLMSKLLVLSVITTLQAAVLVMIGTIGVSMPPKGVFTSVELELILVMALLGIASLALGLLVSVSVNTSEKTLPLLIVLSMAQLVLTGGMVRLPGTPVLGQLSYLSPSRWGYGAGAATLDLDTLSPHSGAPDPLWKHTLGTWLVDMGVVAGLGVLFLALAWYRLYQLRPQRRGARPARL; this is encoded by the coding sequence ATGGCGTATGAACCGTCCTCCACGGAATTACCCGAGGCACCGGTTCTTGTGGTGCAGACGAGAGAACGCGTCTATCGGCTCCGCGCCGGGGGCGCATATAATATCGGCCGCGATCCAGAAGCCGATATCGTGGTGAGCGATCCGCGTGTATCTTCCTTGCACGCCGTTCTGGAGCGGGGTGTGGAGGGTTGGAAAATCGAGGACGCGGGTAGCCTCAACGGAACATTCTTCGACGGTCACCGGGTCGACCGGATGGTGATCGACCACGACGAGACGTTCCAGCTCGGTCACGCCGTGGACGGTGAGCAGTTGGCCTGTTCCGTGGAGGGGCTACCCACCCACGACTCGGGTGGCGATGGTGAGGGCGACACGATGGTCGTCCCCGATCCCGGATACAACCTCGATGAGGATGCGACGGTCACGAAGTTCCAGCCGGGCCTGCCGCGGCGAGTTTCGCGATCGGCGCCACCGGTGGCCCCTGCGGACGTGGTAGTCCGTATCACTTCTCCCACCCTCCGGATCGGACGCGCGGCCGACAACGACATCGCCGTGCACGACCTCATGGTTTCCCGTCATCATGCCGAGCTGCGCACGGTCGGCCCGGGCAGATACCGGATCGTCGATCTCGACAGCCACAACGGCACCTATGTCAACGGCTCCAGGGTCGACGCCGCAGACTTGTCCGAATCCGACTTGATCGGCATGGGCCACACCGCTTTCCGTCTGGTCGGCGACGAACTGCGCAAGTTTGTCGATACCGGCGACGTGTCGGTCTCGGTGCAGAACCTCATCGTGCGGACACCGGAAGGCAAGGTGCTCCTCGACGACGTGAGCTTCCCGATCCCGGAGCGCTCGCTCGTGGGCGTCATCGGGCCCAGTGGGGCGGGCAAGTCGACACTGCTCGGCGCGGTCACCGGGTTGCGGCCCGCGACGGAGGGGACGGTCCGCTACGACGGACGCGACCTGTACACCGATTACGACGAGCTGCGGCACCGGATCGGGTTGGTCCCGCAGGAAGACATCCTGCATAATCAGCTTCCGACGCGGCGGGCGCTGCTCTACGCGGCTGAATTGCGCTTCCCGGGTGATACACGCAGCGAGGAGCGCGAGCAGCGGGTCGACGAGGTGCTAGACGAATTGGGTTTGTCGAAGCATGCCGATACCCGTATCGACAAGCTCTCGGGCGGGCAGCGCAAACGTGTGAGCGTCGCACTGGAACTGCTGACCAAACCGTCCCTGCTGTTCCTCGATGAACCGACCTCCGGGCTCGACCCGGGCCTGGACAAGACGGTCATGGAAATGCTGTCCGAGCTGGCCCACGACGGGCGGACCGTCATCGTCGTCACGCACAGCGTTGTGAATCTCGATTTCTGCGACCGCCTGCTGGTCCTCGTGCCCGGCGGTCGGCTGGCCTATTACGGGCCTCCGGCGGAGGGGTTGCAGCAGTTCGGAAAGCGCACCTGGGCTGAGGTGTTCCAGGCGTTCGACCGCGAGGACGACCGCGACTGGGCCGCTGAATTCCGGGCTTCGCCACGCTTCGAGAACTACGTGGCGGTCGGGCTGACCGACGAGGTCGGGCCGGTGGAAGTGCGTCCGCCAGCCCCGCCGCCCGCGCCGCAGTCCAAGCTCAGCCAGCTCAGTACGTTGTGCCGGCGATACCTGGCTGTGATCGCCTCGGACCGAAGCTATCTGGCGCTTCTCGGCGCGATGCCACTGCTCTTGGGCGGCTTGATCGCCCTGGTGCCGTCCGGGGAAGGGTTCATCGGGGCGCCGGGATCCAACGTCGATGCCCCGACGAAGCTTATGATCCTGGCATTCGCCGCATGCTTCGTCGGCACGGGCAACTCGATTCGCGAAATCGTCAAAGAGCAGACGATCTACCGCAGAGAACGCGCGGCCGGACTGTCAGCTGGGGTCTATCTGATGTCGAAACTCCTGGTCCTGAGCGTGATCACCACCCTCCAAGCGGCGGTGTTGGTCATGATCGGCACCATTGGTGTGAGCATGCCGCCCAAAGGGGTGTTCACGTCGGTGGAGCTGGAGCTGATCTTGGTGATGGCGCTACTCGGCATCGCGTCACTGGCACTGGGCTTGCTGGTGTCGGTGTCGGTGAACACCTCGGAGAAGACACTGCCGCTGCTGATCGTGCTCTCGATGGCGCAGCTGGTGCTCACGGGCGGAATGGTGCGGCTTCCCGGCACACCCGTCCTAGGGCAACTGTCCTATCTATCGCCGTCTCGTTGGGGCTACGGCGCGGGAGCCGCCACTCTCGACCTCGACACTCTCTCACCGCACTCGGGAGCGCCCGACCCGCTGTGGAAACACACCCTCGGCACGTGGCTGGTCGACATGGGAGTGGTGGCCGGTTTAGGGGTCCTCTTCCTCGCGCTGGCTTGGTATCGCCTGTACCAGCTGCGTCCACAGCGCCGCGGTGCCCGCCCGGCCAGGCTCTGA